In a single window of the Spirochaeta isovalerica genome:
- a CDS encoding potassium channel protein encodes MKKQNRLTNLVKNTPYLKPTLAFMLIFILAGALVVWTESDSNDQFVDFIDGLWWAIITFSTTGYGDKYPITLGGRIVAVITIFLGVAGMSFLSGVFASVFVDRNSRARRGLVDYPKMKDHLVICGWTEEIKEILLDIVGFANSFVSEEIIIISNIPSERIETLKESRELADLKFVRGDYFSDSALKRANVQSARKVLILSDTFESHADAEADSKTIMTVMSIRTLSREVYICAEMINRKYESNLKQAMCDEILFKREVSQKVLSYTSVENGMGHILYDLLSQREHGSRLRTIDIDERYIDGPFHDYKVGEAESPFIILGLLENTGSPNKMKMEALRAAQKTSNMSLLVDNLQSVKDLEVNKPLFVPPNDYVIKRHTQAIVLEKIYEAK; translated from the coding sequence ATGAAAAAACAGAACCGGCTCACAAACCTGGTAAAAAACACCCCATATCTCAAACCGACTTTGGCATTTATGCTGATTTTTATTTTAGCTGGAGCTTTGGTCGTCTGGACCGAAAGCGACAGCAATGATCAGTTTGTTGATTTTATCGACGGTCTCTGGTGGGCGATCATTACATTCAGCACGACGGGCTACGGGGATAAATACCCCATAACTCTGGGCGGGCGGATCGTTGCGGTCATCACGATTTTTCTGGGTGTGGCGGGAATGAGCTTCCTTTCCGGTGTGTTCGCTTCTGTTTTTGTCGATAGAAATTCCAGAGCGAGGAGGGGTCTCGTGGATTATCCGAAAATGAAAGATCATCTTGTAATATGCGGTTGGACCGAAGAGATAAAGGAGATCCTTCTCGATATCGTCGGTTTTGCCAACAGTTTCGTTTCCGAAGAGATTATAATCATCTCAAATATACCCAGCGAAAGAATTGAAACTCTCAAGGAAAGCCGGGAACTGGCTGATCTGAAGTTTGTCAGGGGAGATTATTTTTCCGATTCCGCCCTTAAAAGAGCCAATGTCCAGTCGGCTAGAAAAGTTCTGATTCTATCGGATACTTTTGAAAGTCACGCCGATGCGGAAGCCGATTCCAAAACGATCATGACAGTTATGTCGATCAGAACCCTTTCCCGGGAAGTTTATATATGTGCGGAAATGATAAACCGTAAATATGAAAGCAACCTCAAACAGGCCATGTGCGACGAAATCCTCTTTAAAAGAGAGGTCTCTCAGAAAGTGCTTTCCTATACTTCTGTAGAAAACGGAATGGGGCATATCCTCTATGATCTTTTGTCCCAGAGAGAGCATGGATCAAGATTGAGAACCATAGATATCGATGAACGTTACATAGACGGTCCTTTTCACGATTACAAAGTCGGGGAGGCCGAATCTCCTTTTATCATACTCGGGCTTCTGGAAAATACAGGATCACCAAACAAGATGAAAATGGAAGCTCTTAGAGCGGCACAGAAAACCTCCAATATGTCTCTGCTGGTGGACAATCTGCAAAGCGTAAAGGATCTGGAAGTTAACAAGCCCCTTTTTGTTCCTCCCAACGATTATGTCATTAAGAGACATACTCAGGCCATCGTTCTGGAGAAAATCTATGAAGCAAAATGA
- a CDS encoding Crp/Fnr family transcriptional regulator, producing the protein MKQNEIIDKLKKIPLFAEICENDEYMNEVSRICTIRKFRKDEKIIVEGDIGSEMFIVYDGAVEIIKRSRAGDDFTVVKLKAEYNVFFGEMALIDDDKRSATVLALEDSIFIVIDKDDFEKLGNRKPEIGLPITRVILKTLASRLRKTNEDVLTLFDALVNEIKN; encoded by the coding sequence ATGAAGCAAAATGAGATAATTGATAAACTTAAGAAGATTCCCCTTTTTGCAGAGATCTGCGAAAACGATGAATATATGAATGAAGTGAGCCGCATCTGCACTATCCGGAAATTCAGGAAAGATGAGAAAATCATAGTTGAAGGCGATATCGGCTCTGAGATGTTCATTGTCTATGATGGAGCTGTTGAAATCATTAAAAGATCCCGGGCGGGAGACGACTTTACAGTTGTCAAACTCAAAGCGGAATACAATGTTTTTTTCGGGGAAATGGCCCTGATTGATGATGATAAACGATCTGCTACTGTTCTGGCCCTGGAGGATTCGATCTTTATTGTAATCGATAAAGATGATTTTGAAAAACTCGGCAACAGAAAACCGGAAATAGGTTTGCCCATTACCAGAGTCATTCTCAAGACTCTGGCATCCCGTTTGAGAAAGACAAATGAAGATGTTCTGACTCTTTTTGATGCCCTTGTTAATGAAATTAAGAACTGA
- a CDS encoding diacylglycerol/polyprenol kinase family protein, whose protein sequence is MFNNVSVTVAANPAGSLEKEFVRKSIHLLIASIPVLASINISITIGLLTAGTLIYSYAETLRCSGSNVFLISNITVMAARERDNNRFVLGPVTLGLGALLTLLLYPNPAATIGIYALAFGDGLSSVFGKLFGRVRIPGLGGKTVAGSLTCFLAVFLATTAVSGLVFESVLIALAATAIEAIPLKDFDNLVIPVGTAAIAQLIL, encoded by the coding sequence ATGTTTAATAATGTGAGCGTGACTGTTGCAGCTAATCCGGCTGGTTCGCTGGAAAAAGAATTTGTAAGAAAATCCATTCATTTGCTTATTGCATCCATTCCGGTTCTGGCTTCTATTAATATATCCATTACAATCGGACTGCTTACGGCTGGTACGCTGATTTACAGTTATGCTGAGACCTTGCGATGCTCCGGTTCCAATGTCTTTCTTATATCCAATATTACAGTAATGGCAGCAAGAGAAAGAGACAATAATAGATTTGTTCTCGGTCCCGTCACCCTCGGTCTCGGAGCTTTGCTCACCCTGCTGCTCTATCCCAATCCCGCTGCGACAATTGGTATCTATGCTCTGGCTTTCGGAGATGGTTTGTCCAGTGTTTTCGGGAAGTTGTTCGGCAGAGTTAGAATACCTGGCCTCGGAGGAAAAACCGTTGCTGGTTCTCTGACTTGCTTTCTCGCCGTGTTTCTTGCGACCACAGCTGTCTCCGGCCTTGTTTTCGAGTCTGTTCTGATAGCCCTGGCCGCCACCGCCATCGAAGCAATCCCCTTGAAGGATTTCGATAACCTTGTCATTCCTGTCGGAACGGCAGCCATTGCCCAACTGATTTTATAA
- a CDS encoding DUF2259 domain-containing protein: MKKTVLICSLLLIAFSLFAGDTARFVNLGFSGDGAYFMFAQHGFQSDTGKLYSDLYIVDVKRNVFVSGGVHHGEYESIIEPGQSSDGALYTLLESTADQRRRYNIAYLEKGRPLYIRFPEREEENPNNLNFRDFERNTAYTIDLVQEVEGEGSALKSRFYIDLKLEQRNGIVKNLKIGHPDYYREGITGYEINRILLSPDEDSLIFIINKSDVDLNVRYMIETAKIN, from the coding sequence ATGAAAAAAACAGTTCTTATCTGCAGCTTACTGCTTATAGCTTTTTCTCTTTTTGCCGGAGATACTGCAAGGTTTGTCAATCTCGGCTTTTCCGGTGACGGCGCTTACTTCATGTTTGCCCAGCACGGCTTTCAGTCTGATACAGGAAAGTTATACTCAGATCTATATATTGTGGATGTTAAGAGGAATGTCTTTGTTTCCGGAGGAGTCCATCACGGGGAATATGAGTCCATTATAGAACCGGGGCAATCTTCAGACGGAGCTCTTTACACGTTACTGGAATCCACAGCCGATCAGAGAAGACGATATAATATCGCCTATCTGGAAAAAGGCCGCCCTTTATATATAAGATTTCCCGAACGGGAAGAGGAAAATCCCAATAATCTGAATTTCCGGGATTTTGAAAGGAACACAGCCTATACCATAGATCTTGTGCAGGAAGTGGAAGGTGAAGGATCGGCTCTTAAATCGCGATTCTATATCGACCTCAAACTGGAACAGCGCAACGGAATTGTCAAAAATCTGAAAATCGGTCATCCCGATTATTACAGAGAGGGGATTACTGGATATGAAATAAACAGAATTCTTCTTTCACCCGATGAAGATTCTCTCATATTCATAATCAATAAAAGCGATGTGGATCTCAATGTCCGTTATATGATCGAAACGGCAAAAATAAATTAA
- a CDS encoding proline--tRNA ligase, producing MRISRMFYRTMKEVPKEASIPSHQLMFRAGMIQQVSSGIYNYLPLALKSIRKIERIIRDVLVESGCEEVLLPVVQPAELWKESGRWEYYGDELLRFTDRKDNEFCLGPTHEEVITDMVRRNLKSYKQLPWNIFQIQTKFRDEIRPRFGLMRGREFIMKDGYSFDTDSEASRETYYRMYKAYEEIFRRTGVDFKAVEALTGNIGGSLSHEFQVLADSGEDLIISCPRCAYAANAEKARTVFPVDEAEVTTTESPADVHTPGAGSIEEVSAFLDRSPRDFIKSLLYRVDGKPVLVLLRGDREVNEAKLLAVLQGNTIGLADEETVQSLCGTETGYVGPVGLNDKVPVLADRSVEGRSGMVCGANRKDYHKINVCWERDYKAEIVDDFSFARSGDPCPECGAKLEEFRGIEVGQVFHLGTKYSESMNCTFLDSEGKEQPVVMGCYGIGVGRTMAAAIEQNHDESGIVWPVAIAPYEVVVMPLQMNSSEVIEAGEKIYRELLEGGIDALIDDREERAGFKFNDADLVGYPLQIGIGRKSLEKGVLEIKIRKTGEKLEMSPDAVVSFVSDFLGREKVK from the coding sequence ATGAGAATTAGCCGAATGTTTTACCGCACCATGAAAGAAGTTCCGAAGGAAGCGTCCATTCCGAGCCATCAGCTGATGTTCCGCGCCGGTATGATCCAGCAGGTTTCCAGCGGCATATACAATTATCTCCCTCTGGCTTTGAAAAGCATTCGGAAGATAGAGCGGATAATTCGCGACGTTCTAGTGGAATCCGGTTGCGAGGAAGTTCTTCTTCCAGTGGTGCAGCCAGCAGAGCTTTGGAAAGAAAGCGGCCGCTGGGAATATTACGGAGATGAACTTCTCCGGTTTACCGACCGAAAAGATAATGAGTTCTGTCTGGGGCCGACCCATGAAGAGGTCATTACCGATATGGTCAGACGCAATCTCAAATCCTATAAGCAGCTTCCCTGGAATATATTTCAGATACAGACGAAATTCCGCGATGAGATCAGGCCCCGTTTCGGACTTATGAGAGGACGGGAATTTATAATGAAAGACGGATACAGTTTCGATACTGATTCGGAAGCATCCCGGGAAACATATTACAGAATGTATAAGGCTTATGAAGAGATTTTCCGGCGGACCGGTGTGGACTTTAAAGCCGTGGAAGCTCTGACAGGCAATATCGGGGGATCTCTCAGTCATGAATTTCAGGTTCTGGCCGATTCCGGAGAAGATCTGATTATCAGTTGCCCCAGGTGTGCCTATGCAGCCAATGCAGAGAAAGCCCGTACAGTCTTCCCTGTTGACGAGGCAGAGGTCACCACAACCGAATCACCTGCGGATGTACATACTCCCGGAGCCGGCTCCATTGAAGAGGTTTCAGCCTTTCTCGACCGGAGTCCCCGGGACTTTATAAAAAGCCTTCTCTATCGGGTTGACGGGAAACCGGTTCTGGTTCTCCTTCGGGGAGATCGGGAGGTCAATGAAGCTAAATTACTGGCTGTACTTCAGGGCAATACAATCGGGCTCGCTGATGAAGAGACGGTTCAGTCTCTCTGCGGAACGGAAACTGGATATGTCGGGCCTGTTGGCTTGAATGATAAAGTTCCGGTATTGGCGGACAGATCCGTGGAAGGCCGTTCGGGTATGGTCTGCGGTGCTAACAGGAAAGACTATCACAAAATCAATGTCTGTTGGGAAAGAGATTACAAAGCGGAAATAGTGGATGATTTTTCATTCGCCCGCTCTGGAGACCCCTGTCCCGAATGCGGAGCAAAGCTTGAGGAGTTCCGCGGCATAGAAGTCGGGCAGGTCTTTCATCTCGGGACTAAATACAGCGAATCGATGAATTGTACTTTTCTCGACAGCGAAGGTAAGGAGCAGCCGGTTGTAATGGGCTGTTACGGAATCGGTGTGGGAAGAACTATGGCTGCAGCGATCGAGCAGAATCATGACGAATCCGGAATTGTCTGGCCGGTCGCCATCGCTCCCTATGAAGTGGTTGTCATGCCCCTTCAAATGAACAGTTCTGAAGTCATTGAAGCCGGAGAGAAAATCTATAGGGAACTTCTCGAAGGGGGAATTGATGCCCTGATTGATGACAGAGAGGAAAGAGCGGGATTTAAATTCAATGATGCCGATCTGGTCGGTTATCCGCTTCAGATCGGCATAGGCCGGAAATCCCTTGAAAAAGGAGTTCTGGAAATCAAAATCCGGAAAACCGGAGAAAAGCTGGAAATGTCTCCCGATGCAGTTGTCTCATTTGTTTCCGATTTTCTGGGCAGAGAAAAAGTGAAGTGA
- a CDS encoding dicarboxylate/amino acid:cation symporter encodes MKLLISSIVALLAGILSALLIPVGEGVNSFLLHLSSLSINIGRYIVFPMVFFSLAIAVCKLRREKKLIRTVLITALLIAASTVLLVSIGVLVTIIISPSRIPLIVETRSLFDLADQRNTFMSIFPQNMFTLFTGNSNVLLPIYFLSFILGFIMYRDKEVSEPAFNLFDSLSRILFELNMVISGISPVFLAFISFSLTRSIKSIPDRAMFSNLILILSISSAVIILIAYPLALYLTDRKTNPYKTLYNLILPLFHGLISGDSFFSLSILTRTLKKNLFISRKISALTLPLNAMFAKAGTALVTSVTFLTILKSYSSLEITLYQIFWVILFSILVSFTLASFPAMGVYTALYMLSEFYSRSHTGLTDSYLLIKPVVPLLIGFAVLIDVATSALITLIVSRKSTLE; translated from the coding sequence ATGAAATTACTTATAAGCTCGATAGTGGCTCTTCTGGCCGGCATCCTTTCGGCATTATTAATACCTGTCGGAGAAGGAGTGAATAGCTTTTTACTGCATCTCTCTTCCCTGTCAATCAATATCGGGAGATACATTGTCTTTCCTATGGTCTTCTTTTCCCTGGCTATTGCGGTATGTAAACTGAGACGGGAAAAAAAACTGATCCGGACCGTTCTGATCACCGCTCTGCTTATCGCAGCGTCAACCGTTCTTCTTGTTTCAATCGGTGTCCTGGTGACGATTATTATTTCTCCCTCCCGTATCCCGCTTATAGTTGAAACCCGAAGCCTTTTCGATCTTGCTGATCAGAGAAACACATTCATGTCCATTTTCCCTCAGAATATGTTTACCCTTTTCACAGGAAACAGCAATGTACTTCTTCCGATCTATTTTCTCTCCTTCATACTCGGCTTTATAATGTACAGAGACAAAGAAGTATCCGAACCGGCTTTTAACCTCTTCGATTCGCTTTCGCGGATTCTTTTTGAATTGAATATGGTCATTTCCGGCATTTCTCCAGTATTTCTGGCATTTATCAGCTTCAGCCTTACCAGATCCATAAAGTCGATTCCCGACAGGGCCATGTTTTCCAATCTCATTCTGATACTCTCCATCTCATCGGCGGTTATTATTCTGATCGCATATCCGCTGGCTTTGTATTTGACCGACAGAAAAACCAACCCCTATAAAACGCTTTACAACCTGATCCTTCCTCTGTTTCACGGTCTGATAAGCGGAGATTCCTTTTTCAGCCTTTCTATTCTCACAAGAACGTTGAAAAAAAACCTTTTTATATCCAGAAAAATTTCAGCACTGACTCTGCCTTTAAATGCCATGTTTGCCAAAGCGGGTACGGCCCTTGTCACTTCAGTGACATTCCTGACAATCCTCAAGTCCTATTCGAGTCTTGAAATTACTTTATATCAGATTTTCTGGGTGATTTTATTTTCGATTCTGGTTTCGTTCACTCTGGCATCTTTTCCGGCTATGGGCGTCTACACAGCCCTTTATATGCTTTCCGAATTTTACAGCCGTTCCCATACGGGGCTGACAGATTCCTACCTGCTGATAAAACCGGTCGTTCCCCTGCTTATCGGATTCGCCGTTCTGATCGACGTAGCCACCTCGGCACTGATAACTCTCATTGTCAGCCGGAAAAGCACTTTGGAATAG
- a CDS encoding NAD+ synthase codes for MKIAAGQINSVIADFEGNREKIVEYSLRGAKEGADLIVFPELSLCGYPPMDLLDYNSFVEENTLSLRWLQRHLPAEIAVAVGHVSLNSSGTGKKLRNVISVIYGGEVIFTQDKTLLPTYDVFDETRYFEPSSERKLFTFRGEKIGIAICEDLWWESARDTDSVYPIDPVMELLDLGAEIILVPSASPFHKSKIKKRLALCRKTIRKGASSVFYINSVGANDSLIFDGNSIVVDRKGRLVKKAADFEEDFFVCDPDDSCNEIELEYDKYGEIEKALVLGLRDYVHKCGFSRVHLGSSGGIDSALVAALAVKALGAENVKTFAMPSRYSSDGSLTDSKKLAENLGVSYDVIAIEDMFTSFLGALEPHFGGREMDVAEENIQARIRGTLMMGYSNKWGSLVLTTGNKSELATGYCTLYGDMAGGLAVIGDLLKTEVFDLCRYINRDGEIIPWEIINKPPSAELRPDQKDEDSLPPYDVLDGILVEYLMNHRTADEIEALGYEPETVEKIVKLVGRVEYKRGQAPPVLRISDKAFGTGRRMPVARKLYEV; via the coding sequence TTGAAAATAGCAGCCGGACAGATAAATTCCGTCATTGCCGATTTTGAAGGAAACCGGGAGAAAATTGTCGAATATTCTCTCAGAGGAGCGAAGGAAGGCGCCGATCTTATTGTCTTTCCCGAGTTGTCTCTCTGCGGCTATCCTCCCATGGATCTTCTCGATTACAACAGCTTTGTTGAGGAAAACACATTGTCTCTGCGGTGGCTCCAGAGGCACCTTCCTGCTGAAATCGCCGTAGCAGTGGGACATGTTTCGCTTAACTCAAGCGGAACAGGTAAGAAACTCCGCAATGTCATTTCAGTAATTTACGGGGGAGAAGTTATCTTCACACAGGACAAGACACTCCTTCCCACTTACGATGTCTTCGATGAAACAAGGTATTTTGAGCCATCTTCGGAAAGAAAGCTTTTCACTTTCAGAGGAGAGAAAATCGGCATAGCCATTTGCGAAGATCTCTGGTGGGAATCGGCGAGAGATACAGATTCGGTCTATCCTATCGATCCGGTTATGGAACTGCTCGATCTGGGCGCGGAAATCATCCTCGTCCCTTCGGCCTCGCCTTTTCACAAAAGCAAAATCAAGAAGCGGCTCGCACTTTGCAGAAAGACAATCCGGAAAGGGGCTTCTTCCGTCTTTTACATTAACAGCGTCGGAGCAAACGACAGCCTTATCTTTGACGGGAATTCCATTGTGGTAGACAGGAAAGGGCGCCTGGTTAAAAAAGCGGCCGATTTCGAAGAGGATTTCTTTGTTTGTGATCCGGATGATTCCTGTAATGAAATCGAACTGGAATATGATAAGTATGGAGAGATTGAAAAAGCCCTGGTTCTGGGTCTTCGCGATTACGTTCACAAATGCGGTTTCTCCCGTGTTCACCTGGGCTCTTCAGGAGGGATCGACTCGGCTCTGGTCGCTGCGCTCGCCGTCAAAGCCCTGGGAGCGGAGAATGTCAAAACTTTCGCGATGCCTTCCCGATATTCATCAGACGGGAGTCTGACAGATTCGAAAAAACTGGCTGAAAATCTCGGCGTTTCCTACGATGTCATTGCCATAGAAGACATGTTCACATCTTTTCTCGGGGCGCTGGAGCCTCATTTCGGCGGACGGGAAATGGATGTGGCTGAAGAAAACATACAAGCCAGAATCAGAGGAACGCTGATGATGGGTTATTCCAACAAGTGGGGGTCCCTTGTTCTGACGACGGGAAACAAATCGGAACTTGCGACGGGCTACTGTACCCTTTACGGCGATATGGCCGGCGGACTGGCGGTTATAGGCGACCTCCTTAAAACAGAAGTATTTGATCTTTGCCGCTATATAAACCGCGACGGGGAGATCATTCCCTGGGAAATCATTAATAAACCGCCTTCCGCTGAATTGAGACCCGATCAAAAGGATGAGGATTCCCTTCCTCCCTATGATGTTCTGGACGGGATTCTCGTTGAATATCTGATGAACCACAGAACAGCTGATGAAATCGAAGCTCTCGGATATGAGCCGGAGACAGTTGAAAAGATTGTCAAGCTTGTGGGTCGGGTTGAATATAAAAGAGGCCAGGCTCCGCCGGTGCTCCGCATATCTGATAAGGCTTTCGGAACGGGCAGGAGGATGCCTGTCGCCAGAAAGCTGTA